The Eleutherodactylus coqui strain aEleCoq1 chromosome 13, aEleCoq1.hap1, whole genome shotgun sequence genome includes a window with the following:
- the ARMC7 gene encoding armadillo repeat-containing protein 7 isoform X1 gives MSGGQCAGADRFRHLQSLVTEFQDTDSTDAKEQVLANLANFSYDPKNLTYLRQLQVPDLFLDMLSEDNETLVEFGIGGLCNLCLDKATKSHILASGGLSPVIACLGSRREETVLSAITTLMYLSTSTSREQISAPPVIQCMLRFSLSVNRRLSNLANVFLEDYCTEKQVQEARTVTQHSALGIPLPKDPA, from the exons ATGAGCGGCGGGCAGTGCGCAGGCGCAGATCGCTTCCGGCACCTGCAGTCTCTGGTGACTGAGTTTCAGGACACTGACAGTACAG atgccaAGGAACAGGTATTGGCAAACTTGGCCAACTTCTCCTACGACCCCAAGAACTTGACATACCTCCGACAACTGCAGGTTCCGGATCTGTTCTTGGATATGTTGAGTGAAGACAATGAAACTCTGGTGGAGTTCGGAATAG GAGGTCTTTGTAATTTATGCCTGGATAAGGCCACCAAGAGTCACATATTGGCTTCAGGGGGTTTGAGTCCTGTGATCGCCTGTCTAGGAAGTCGGCGGGAAGAGACTGTCCTCTCGGCTATAACAACGCTCATGTACCTGAGTACATCCACGTCTCGGGAGCAGATCAGCGCTCCGCCCGTTATACAGTGCATGCTCAGATTCTCACTATCTGTGAACCGCAGACTTAGCAATCTGGCCAATGTGTTTCTAGAGGATTACTGCACTGAGAAACAAGTACAAGAAGCCCGGACTGTAACCCAGCACAGCGCCCTCGGAATACCTCTCCCCAAAGACCCAGCCTAG
- the ARMC7 gene encoding armadillo repeat-containing protein 7 isoform X2 codes for MYWDAKEQVLANLANFSYDPKNLTYLRQLQVPDLFLDMLSEDNETLVEFGIGGLCNLCLDKATKSHILASGGLSPVIACLGSRREETVLSAITTLMYLSTSTSREQISAPPVIQCMLRFSLSVNRRLSNLANVFLEDYCTEKQVQEARTVTQHSALGIPLPKDPA; via the exons ATGTATTGGG atgccaAGGAACAGGTATTGGCAAACTTGGCCAACTTCTCCTACGACCCCAAGAACTTGACATACCTCCGACAACTGCAGGTTCCGGATCTGTTCTTGGATATGTTGAGTGAAGACAATGAAACTCTGGTGGAGTTCGGAATAG GAGGTCTTTGTAATTTATGCCTGGATAAGGCCACCAAGAGTCACATATTGGCTTCAGGGGGTTTGAGTCCTGTGATCGCCTGTCTAGGAAGTCGGCGGGAAGAGACTGTCCTCTCGGCTATAACAACGCTCATGTACCTGAGTACATCCACGTCTCGGGAGCAGATCAGCGCTCCGCCCGTTATACAGTGCATGCTCAGATTCTCACTATCTGTGAACCGCAGACTTAGCAATCTGGCCAATGTGTTTCTAGAGGATTACTGCACTGAGAAACAAGTACAAGAAGCCCGGACTGTAACCCAGCACAGCGCCCTCGGAATACCTCTCCCCAAAGACCCAGCCTAG